Proteins encoded by one window of Chryseobacterium sp. POL2:
- the nuoE gene encoding complex I 24 kDa subunit family protein gives MSETIAFKPETLEQVNKIIARYPEGRQKSALIPVLHIAQKEFGGWLDVPVMDYVAQVLNITPIEVYEVATFYTMFNMKPVGKYVLEVCRTGPCMVKGSEKILDHIRTKLNIKDGETTADGLFTLKPVECLGACGYAPMLQLGKFYHENLTIEKVDEILELCRQGQIALD, from the coding sequence ATGAGCGAAACAATTGCTTTTAAACCTGAAACTTTAGAACAGGTAAATAAAATCATCGCAAGATATCCAGAAGGTCGTCAAAAGTCTGCCTTAATTCCCGTTTTGCATATTGCACAAAAGGAATTCGGTGGTTGGCTAGATGTTCCTGTTATGGATTATGTAGCGCAGGTGCTTAATATCACCCCTATTGAGGTTTACGAAGTGGCTACTTTCTACACCATGTTCAATATGAAACCTGTTGGCAAATATGTTTTGGAAGTTTGTAGAACAGGACCTTGCATGGTAAAAGGCAGCGAAAAAATCCTAGACCACATCCGTACCAAACTTAACATTAAAGATGGAGAAACAACAGCTGATGGTCTTTTCACATTGAAACCAGTAGAATGTCTTGGTGCTTGTGGCTATGCTCCAATGTTGCAATTGGGTAAGTTTTATCATGAAAATTTAACGATAGAAAAAGTAGATGAAATCCTTGAACTTTGCAGACAAGGACAAATCGCTTTAGATTAA